A single region of the Pan troglodytes isolate AG18354 chromosome 22, NHGRI_mPanTro3-v2.0_pri, whole genome shotgun sequence genome encodes:
- the KRTAP27-1 gene encoding keratin-associated protein 27-1, translating to MPHSHCHSLRSFHNAPPLSAITHGTNPISFEDRLCLPSSFHSRTCFLDNFQETCNETTSCQMTNCEQDLFTDDSCVQSNCLPGVVQTTYSNSRPCERTACQSESSSAGLACVSQPCQSESTQQMGFVAQSCQPASLKGNSCPPKTSKSKNFETLERASSQCQSQNPESSSCRPLVNVAPEPQLLESSPSTYEPTCCVTGGFQLPSK from the coding sequence ATGCCTCATAGCCACTGCCATTCACTCAGGAGCTTCCACAATGCCCCACCACTCTCTGCCATCACACATGGCACTAATCCTATAAGCTTTGAAGACAGATTGTGTTTGCCCAGCAGCTTCCATAGCAGAACCTGTTTCCTGGACAACTTTCAAGAAACCTGCAATGAAACCACCAGCTGCCAAATGACCAATTGTGAACAGGACTTATTCACAGACGATAGCTGTGTGCAAAGTAACTGCCTCCCCGGAGTTGTCCAAACTACTTACTCCAATTCCAGGCCCTGCGAAAGGACAGCGTGCCAATCAGAAAGTTCTTCAGCAGGGCTGGCTTGTGTTTCTCAGCCTTGCCAATCAGAAAGCACTCAGCAGATGGGTTTTGTAGCCCAGAGCTGCCAACCTGCAAGCCTCAAGGGAAACAGTTGCCCACCCAAGACTTCTAAGTCTAAAAATTTCGAAACTCTGGAACGTGCATCTAGCCAATGTCAGTCTCAGAACCCTGAATCCAGTTCCTGTAGACCTCTGGTCAATGTTGCACCTGAGCCACAACTCCTGGAATCTTCTCCCAGCACTTATGAACCAACTTGCTGTGTTACTGGTGGTTTTCAATTGCCTAGTAAGTGA
- the KRTAP13-2 gene encoding keratin-associated protein 13-2 — protein MSYNCCSGNFSSRSCGDYLHYPASSCGFSYPSNLVYSTDLCSPSTCQLGSSLYRGHQEICWEPTSCQTSYVESSPCQTSCYRPRTSLLCSPCKTTYSGSLGFGSSSCRSLGYGSRSCYSVGCGSSGVRSLGYGSCGFPSLGYGSGFCRPTYLASRSCQSPCYRPTYGSTFCRSTC, from the coding sequence ATGTCCTACAACTGCTGCTCTGGAAACTTCTCCTCCCGCTCCTGTGGTGACTACCTGCACTACCCAGCATCCTCATGTGGCTTTTCCTACCCTAGTAATCTGGTCTACAGCACTGACCTCTGCTCTCCCAGCACCTGCCAGCTGGGTTCCTCTCTCTATAGGGGCCATCAGGAGATCTGCTGGGAGCCCACCAGCTGCCAGACGTCCTATGTGGAGTCCAGCCCCTGCCAGACCTCCTGCTACCGCCCCAGAACCTCCTTGCTCTGCAGTCCTTGCAAGACGACTTACTCTGGGTCTCTAGGCTTTGGATCCAGCAGCTGCCGCTCCCTGGGCTATGGATCGAGGAGCTGCTACTCAGTGGGCTGTGGGTCCAGTGGTGTCAGATCCCTGGGTTATGGAAGCTGTGGCTTCCCTTCCCTCGGCTATGGATCTGGATTCTGCCGCCCAACCTACTTGGCTTCTAGGAGCTGCCAGTCTCCTTGTTACAGACCAACCTATGGATCAACCTTCTGCAGATCAACTTGCTGA